One part of the Lytechinus pictus isolate F3 Inbred chromosome 3, Lp3.0, whole genome shotgun sequence genome encodes these proteins:
- the LOC129256850 gene encoding uncharacterized protein LOC129256850, producing the protein MACVKSLSFESPCDISGGLSGSRTRDLSQIFILITLTYVKSESVYNRRNMDLSKLIEVGEKFGLSGNELKSFVTAEQKRARDERAEQLELKRREKEVAEIQLEIEREKRNARESNGSEMNLSQVVANKAKAPKLPTFYEERDDIDSYLQRFERYAKSQNWPETDWAIYLSTLLTGSALEVFTQLSYDDGNNFKILKNALLKRFHLTEDGFRSKFATGKPHTGETGHQYATRMENYLDRWIELAGIKLTFQDLKDLILRCQYIEGRHRDLVIFLKERQPTTMQQTVTLVDHYLDARGGYFKTQVPPRQPMQPGTSKRNEGKPLSSQAKSFQENNKQKTCFNCRQIGHLARNCPASAPKQPLCYLCRKTGHYAKDCRFTSTKAAGLMTAEETTIPGANHQEWTPHDSEVFEPQMTQTYPGRLNSMEYVPWRQELNEGTERSHTGH; encoded by the exons ATGGCATGTGTTAAATCTCTATCATTTGAGTCTCCATGTGACATTTCTGGGGGCTTGTCCGGGAGTCGAACCCGGGACCTCtcgcaaattttcattttgataactTTAACCTATGTAAAGTCAGAGAGCGTATATAATAGGCGTAACATGGATTTGAGTAAGTTGATTGAAGTAGGGGAAAAGTTTGGATTGAGTGGGAACGAATTAAAGTCATTTGTGACGGCGGAACAGAAAAGAGCAAGAGATGAGAGAGCAGAGCAGCTCGAAttgaaaaggagagaaaaggaagtGGCAGAGATACAGCTAGAGATTGAACGCGAAAAGCGCAATGCCCGCGAAAGTAATGGTTCTGAAATGAACCTTTCACAGGTTGTAGCTAACAAAGCGAAAGCGCCGAAACTGCCTACTTTCTATGAAGAGAGAGATGACATTGATTCTTACCTCCAAAGATTTGAAAGATATGCCAAAAGTCAAAATTGGCCTGAAACTGACTGGGCCATATATCTGAGTACTTTGCTTACAGGTAGTGCGTTAGAGGTATTTACTCAGTTGTCTTATGATGATGGAAATAACTTCAAAATATTGAAGAATGCCCTTTTGAAAAGATTTCACTTAACTGAAGATGGATTTAGATCAAAATTTGCTACAGGAAAACCGCACACAGGAGAGACGGGACATCAATATGCTACCCGAATGGAAAACTACCTTGATAGGTGGATCGAACTTGCAGGTATCAAATTGACATTTCAGGATCTCAAGGACCTAATTCTTAGATGTCAATACATCGAAGGCCGTCATCGAGATCTTGTAATTTTCCTGAAGGAACGCCAACCAACAACCATGCAACAGACGGTAACCCTGGTAGATCACTACCTTGATGCAAGAGGTGGGTATTTTAAAACACAGGTTCCTCCAAGACAGCCAATGCAGCCTGGTACATCAAAGAGAAACGAAGGTAAGCCTCTTTCATCCCAAGCTAAATCTTTCCaagaaaataacaaacaaaaaacttgCTTTAATTGTCGCCAAATAGGTCATCTTGCAAGAAATTGTCCAGCTAGTGCCCCCAAGCAACCCCTTTGTTACCTTTGTCGTAAAACAGGCCACTACGCTAAGGACTGCCGTTTTACCTCTACAAAAGCAGCAGGGCTGATGACAGCAGAAGAGACAACCATACCAGGGGCTAATCACCAAGAATGGACACCTCATGACTCAGAG GTGTTCGAGCCGCAGATGACCCAGACCTATCCTGGTCGCCTAAATTCCATGGAATATGTGCCGTGGAGACAAGAGCTCAACGAAGGGACCGAGAGAAGCCATACCGGGCATTAA